From the Gasterosteus aculeatus chromosome 13, fGasAcu3.hap1.1, whole genome shotgun sequence genome, one window contains:
- the prlrb gene encoding prolactin receptor b isoform X1, translating to MGVGARPGVTNSPRMRRGFGVALLFLLLLLSAESNSTSPPGKPVLLGCRSPDKETFTCWWEPGTDGGLPTTHRLHYERERLEGTHECPDYRSAGRNSCFFDKEHTSIWVDYFLTVTACNALGNASSEPYKMDVMEIVKPDALDNVTLLVEKSDDSPLLHIRWEPPSNTDIKSGWVTVKYELRVRQDTGNKWAEYTSGTQTHFSLYSIVPGSVYTVQVRCRLDHGSWSEWSNSTCVEIPNYHHKEAGFWLMVSILSAIPFITAVSILVVKRKSVKQWVLPPVPGPKIRDIDAQLLNRGGSEAVDNVLLVMHSFHSIRACKEPMEEYLIVTENDEDPPSSLQKRNKSFLILAGFNLDHEKLYSEDTTESQRERETDDERTAETDRSAVDGAVEPFTNSSYVDVQRHVEAAQARDEEPVDYSKLKEVNGEHLLISKTENVSLGSSGYVAVKLQGHLEEDYSRVQEVDGDNVVTLQTQTAAVDALGRAKGNHYAVCPLQKTGKAIMCADLVQSGYVDTTRFVHI from the exons ATGGGAGTCGGCGCCCGTCCTG GAGTGACGAACAGTCCCAGGATGAGGAGAGGTTTCGGGGTGGCGTTGCTCTTCCTGCTCTTGCTGCTGTCTGCAGAGTCCAACA GCACGTCTCCACCAGGGAAACCAGTCCTGCTCGGATGCAGGTCCCCTGACAAGGAGACGTTCACCTGCTGGTGGGAGCCGGGAACCGACGGAGGGCTGCCCACCACGCACCGCCTGCACTACGAGAGAGAAAG GTTGGAGGGAACGCACGAGTGTCCGGACTATCGGTCGGCAGGAAGAAACTCGTGTTTCTTTGATAAGGAACACACCTCCATCTGGGTCGACTACTTCCTGACGGTGACGGCGTGCAACGCTCTCGGGAACGCCTCCTCAGAGCCGTACAAGATGGACGTGATGGAAATTG TGAAGCCCGACGCTCTGGACAACGTGACGCTGCTGGTGGAGAAGAGCGACGACAGCCCTCTACTTCACATCAGATGGGAGCCGCCCTCCAACACGGACATCAAGTCCGGCTGGGTCACCGTGAAATATGAGCTAAGAGTTCGACAAGACACCGGCAACAAGTGGGCA GAGTACACGTCAGGtacacaaactcatttcagcctGTATAGCATCGTTCCTGGGAGCGTGTACACGGTTCAGGTGCGCTGCAGACTCGACCACGGCTCCTGGAGTGAGTGGAGCAACTCCACCTGTGTGGAAATCCCCAACT aTCATCACAAGGAGGCAGGATTTTGGTTAATGGTTTCCATCCTCTCTGCAATTCCATTCATAACGGCGGTGTCCATCTTGGTAGTGAAGAGGAAATC TGTGAAGCAGTGGGTTCTGCCCCCCGTTCCTGGGCCAAAGATAAGGGACATTGACGCTCAACTTCTCAAT AGAGGGGGATCCGAAGCGGTCGACAATGTCCTGCTGGTCATGCACAGCTTTCATTCAATCAGAGCCTGCAAGGAACCAATGGAGGAGTACCTGATTGTGACGGAGAATGACGAGGATCCGCCCTCCAGTTTGCAAAAGAGGAACAAAAGCTTTCTTATCCTCGCTGGCTTCAACTTGGACCACGAAAAGTTGTACTCTGAGGACACAACGGAAAGCCAGCGCGAGCGGGAAACCGATGACGAAAGAACTGCTGAAACGGATCGCTCTGCGGTAGACGGCGCCGTCGAACCCTTCACAAACAGCAGCTACGTGGACGTCCAGAGACACGTGGAAGCCGCGCAGGCGCGGGACGAGGAACCGGTGGACTACAGCAAACTGAAAGAGGTGAATGGAGAACATCTTCTCATCAGCAAGACGGAGAACGTTTCGCTGGGGAGCTCTGGCTACGTTGCCGTGAAGTTACAAGGTCACCTAGAGGAGGACTACAGCCGGGTGCAGGAGGTGGACGGGGACAACGTGGTCACCCTGCAGACTCAAACCGCAGCGGTGGACGCTTTGGGTAGAGCGAAGGGAAACCACTACGCAGTGTGTCCCCTCCAGAAGACGGGAAAGGCCATCATGTGCgcagaccttgtccaaagcggATACGTGGACACCACCCGTTTCGTACACATTTAG
- the prlrb gene encoding prolactin receptor b isoform X2, with amino-acid sequence MRRGFGVALLFLLLLLSAESNSTSPPGKPVLLGCRSPDKETFTCWWEPGTDGGLPTTHRLHYERERLEGTHECPDYRSAGRNSCFFDKEHTSIWVDYFLTVTACNALGNASSEPYKMDVMEIVKPDALDNVTLLVEKSDDSPLLHIRWEPPSNTDIKSGWVTVKYELRVRQDTGNKWAEYTSGTQTHFSLYSIVPGSVYTVQVRCRLDHGSWSEWSNSTCVEIPNYHHKEAGFWLMVSILSAIPFITAVSILVVKRKSVKQWVLPPVPGPKIRDIDAQLLNRGGSEAVDNVLLVMHSFHSIRACKEPMEEYLIVTENDEDPPSSLQKRNKSFLILAGFNLDHEKLYSEDTTESQRERETDDERTAETDRSAVDGAVEPFTNSSYVDVQRHVEAAQARDEEPVDYSKLKEVNGEHLLISKTENVSLGSSGYVAVKLQGHLEEDYSRVQEVDGDNVVTLQTQTAAVDALGRAKGNHYAVCPLQKTGKAIMCADLVQSGYVDTTRFVHI; translated from the exons ATGAGGAGAGGTTTCGGGGTGGCGTTGCTCTTCCTGCTCTTGCTGCTGTCTGCAGAGTCCAACA GCACGTCTCCACCAGGGAAACCAGTCCTGCTCGGATGCAGGTCCCCTGACAAGGAGACGTTCACCTGCTGGTGGGAGCCGGGAACCGACGGAGGGCTGCCCACCACGCACCGCCTGCACTACGAGAGAGAAAG GTTGGAGGGAACGCACGAGTGTCCGGACTATCGGTCGGCAGGAAGAAACTCGTGTTTCTTTGATAAGGAACACACCTCCATCTGGGTCGACTACTTCCTGACGGTGACGGCGTGCAACGCTCTCGGGAACGCCTCCTCAGAGCCGTACAAGATGGACGTGATGGAAATTG TGAAGCCCGACGCTCTGGACAACGTGACGCTGCTGGTGGAGAAGAGCGACGACAGCCCTCTACTTCACATCAGATGGGAGCCGCCCTCCAACACGGACATCAAGTCCGGCTGGGTCACCGTGAAATATGAGCTAAGAGTTCGACAAGACACCGGCAACAAGTGGGCA GAGTACACGTCAGGtacacaaactcatttcagcctGTATAGCATCGTTCCTGGGAGCGTGTACACGGTTCAGGTGCGCTGCAGACTCGACCACGGCTCCTGGAGTGAGTGGAGCAACTCCACCTGTGTGGAAATCCCCAACT aTCATCACAAGGAGGCAGGATTTTGGTTAATGGTTTCCATCCTCTCTGCAATTCCATTCATAACGGCGGTGTCCATCTTGGTAGTGAAGAGGAAATC TGTGAAGCAGTGGGTTCTGCCCCCCGTTCCTGGGCCAAAGATAAGGGACATTGACGCTCAACTTCTCAAT AGAGGGGGATCCGAAGCGGTCGACAATGTCCTGCTGGTCATGCACAGCTTTCATTCAATCAGAGCCTGCAAGGAACCAATGGAGGAGTACCTGATTGTGACGGAGAATGACGAGGATCCGCCCTCCAGTTTGCAAAAGAGGAACAAAAGCTTTCTTATCCTCGCTGGCTTCAACTTGGACCACGAAAAGTTGTACTCTGAGGACACAACGGAAAGCCAGCGCGAGCGGGAAACCGATGACGAAAGAACTGCTGAAACGGATCGCTCTGCGGTAGACGGCGCCGTCGAACCCTTCACAAACAGCAGCTACGTGGACGTCCAGAGACACGTGGAAGCCGCGCAGGCGCGGGACGAGGAACCGGTGGACTACAGCAAACTGAAAGAGGTGAATGGAGAACATCTTCTCATCAGCAAGACGGAGAACGTTTCGCTGGGGAGCTCTGGCTACGTTGCCGTGAAGTTACAAGGTCACCTAGAGGAGGACTACAGCCGGGTGCAGGAGGTGGACGGGGACAACGTGGTCACCCTGCAGACTCAAACCGCAGCGGTGGACGCTTTGGGTAGAGCGAAGGGAAACCACTACGCAGTGTGTCCCCTCCAGAAGACGGGAAAGGCCATCATGTGCgcagaccttgtccaaagcggATACGTGGACACCACCCGTTTCGTACACATTTAG